The Xylocopa sonorina isolate GNS202 chromosome 17, iyXylSono1_principal, whole genome shotgun sequence DNA segment aaatgtaattgtaTGTGATTCGTGGTTAAGAATAATAACTCGCGCATGCGCAAGGATTCTTACAAAGACGCAAAGCTCTTCATTTATAGGTAGAAGAACTTTGGAGGCTAAGAATAGAAATATTACATTATAATTGTTGCTGTACTTATTTGTGCCAATTTGAGCACCTTGTATACAGTATCATGTGAATATGAAAGTACATATCTATAAAACACTGTCTGTGACAGTTGAAACACCGTTAATATTAaactaaaaattaatttatacgATATATTTCACTTTAAAAACGTAAAGTGGTAAAGATTCGAATTTTTACTGTAACACATTTCATTATCAAATGCAAAGAGAGATTTTTATTGAAATCGAAATTAATAGTATTATGaatatattattgttatatATATTGAAACTCGAATCACCTAGTTACTATTAACTTTGTGAGAAAAATGAATAAACATAAATATTCAGTGAGCGTAACTGAAACACTGTAATTGCAATGTGCAAATAATACATTGTATTAATAGAATTATATTTTGTAATTGGAACAATCAGAACATATCACTATGCaaaatatctagacatctgtaatataTATTTTTGAGCAGAATTTTATTAATGAAACACGTTAAACCAAATGTTGCCAGATTAAAATACAACTTTACCTTAATTCGGTTGTGATACCAAAAGTGTGTGTTGCCAATTTTCATAAATTATATTATTCAATCAGAATGGATAACATAGATTGAACTAATACCAATTATAATTAAAGGTTAATCAAGCGATTATAAAATGGTCGCTACACGTATATTCTATTTTTCAATGTAATTTGAGTTTCCTATTGATATAAATAAATGTTTATACATATGGGTTTCACAAAGGTATTAAAACGTGTGCTATATACAAATTTTGCATCGTGCAGCTCAAAAACAATAGGGATATTAGCACCGTTAACAATACCACCGTTACATATTGCATTTTTATATTACTTTTGGCAAGAATACTCACGAGATGTGGATAAGCAGTATTGTTCTTGTTCATGTTGGGATACAGTATTTAAAGGTAAGTCAATTTTATTTCTATACATATTATGTAAAGGTGTACAAGGAAAATCTACCGACTTTGTGTCTTTTATTTTGGTAGGTTTAGGAGATATAATAATCTTCCATATCTGAACTAAAAACAAGACAAATAGTTTAAGAAATTTTTTGATATCTGAACAATTATATTTTTGTCAAATGAATATCTGGAAGATAGATAGCTTCTTTAGATATTTATAAATTCCAAACACTTTTTTGTTACTAAATTACATAAATTTGTTAACATAAATAACTATATTTGATCATAATTAATAGAATTCTTTATTTTTAATCGATGCAATTCTGATCTGTTGCTAAAAGACATTCCATTTGAATGGCAGAATGTTCAAATGATAGAAAATTCCATTCTTTCTTTGTATCTTTTAAACATGCCCTCTATTATATTTATCATATGCGACATTATGTCATTATTATTTTGTGGTATATAAAACGATACTAATGATCACAATTTTTTTTAGTCATATTGCTCATGTATttcataaataatttaatttacaCGATGCCTGAATGAGTTTGGTACTAGTATCAAAATCTTCCAAAACTTTTTATTCATAGTTTAATATCTCATAATAAATGTTATTATTGTTTCATATAATctgtaatatatatttattacttTATATATGATCCTCTCATATGTATCTATTACTTGAAAATAACTGTACTTTTTACTTTaacaaatataatactcatgctTTGTTTTTTATATTCTTTCCCTTGGAAGAATATAATCTTTGTACAAAAGGACTGTGGATCCAAGTTCATCATATTCCAAGTTCAATGAATATTCCTTGTAATATAAAttagaaatatttgaaaaaagaAACTGTCATATAGAATTAAAACATGATTTGGTAAGAATATGAAGTAAAAAGAAAGTGTTTGAATCATTTGTTTAAAATGGTTTGATAGAAaatatgttaattaataataatatgttCAGCATTTGGGAGTTTAACAGGAGATTGCTAAGCTTAGTATTCATTAGAATAGCTACGTTTCTAcattataattatatttttgtGCATAATACTTTTGAAAGTAAaacattttatgataagataacaATAATAACCATTTTAAATTTCTTATGAAAGGTACAAAATTTTAATTTTCATATATTCTAGTCTCTTATGGAGTCAGAGAAGAGGTTTTCCTTATATGCTTATAATAATCATTTGAAAACAATTTTTACCTAGATTCCAAAAAGTATCAAGTTCATTATTGCAGGGTCATACGAATCTGGCATTGCTTCTTATAAACATATGTACTTTAATGCAACATTGAACACTTTAAAAATATGGATGACAATTGTAATTGGAATTATCACATTTTACGAAGTAACAAAACATCTAACATGGCTAGCTTTTCATAATCGCCTTAGATTTTCTATGATGATCCTGTTTTCAACTGCTATTTTCTCCCATTACTATACTTGGTGGGTTTATATGAATTATTGGAATGATGAATTCTATTCCCAGTGGTACCATCAATTGTTTTTCTCTGTCACCGAGTTGATATCCACTTTCCTAGTTGTTCATCTGGCAGATAATAAAAATGCAATAACTCATAGAAAAGCATTCGGTATAGCTACGATAGCTATTTTACATATTGTAGCAGGTGGTTGGGATCAATTTGTTGCTAATGTTGTTAGAGGAGAAGGATATGCACATCAGGTAATAGTATTTAAAAATGAAAGGTCAGTGGGGGAAATAATGAGAGCTGAGTTTTGGCTATTTTTTTGTAAAACTGAACATTAAGTTTTATGCCTCTCATATTTTCACCATTGTCTTGCATCTTTTAATTTATGTAATATTAACATATTGCATTCTAATGTTCAAAGAAAACAGTATTTATATAGAATCTGCCAGTAATAGACTTTTATGATTTTTCTTATCAACCCTTTAAATCTTTATAGTTTAAAATGAAACCATCCCTGTTCAGCCAGAAGACACTAATTACATATTTGGTTAAATAACTTAATATTGGCTGTAGTAAGCAATGGATTCCAAAAATACATAATTTCTAATTATTCCTTGCATCCCTTATGCTGAAACTGTGAATGTGcaaattcattttatgtgttacAATGTGAATCggatctttttcttcttttttttacacCTGACTTTACACCAtacaatatcatgaaacaatattttatagttgaatataaatctGACGCAAAGAGCCATATTATAGATGTTTTTATACAAATAATTATCTTATTAGTAGTATATCCCatgatttttaatttttataccttatcaaaatGATTATAATATCTACATAAACATAACTGAAAAACCAGTTAGCTTAAGCGATCAGTTTCAGTGATTTTCTAATGGTAAGTCAATTTACCATGTTAAACAATTTTATAGTAGCTTACTATCTTATACTTAAATAATCTAAAAATGTATGTTGTACATTACTCTTACATAATATGCATATAATCCTCTATGTTTGAAttattttagaaaatatttattCATACAAAAAACAATATAAAGAAGGATTTTATTTGATAGTCAATTGAAGAAATAATTGACAATCAAATAGTTaacttgtttcatgatagtgtGATTAAAGCCTGATGAAACTAACTGCAATGCTTGGTGAAACGTTGAACGCGAATCTATTCTTATTCTACGCGATCTACTCTTCGAAGTCTCGATCACTGAACATCAATTCAGGCTGTAAGCCTTAAGTAATtaattaatacatatataaaaacAATTAATTTGTTCATAAGTGGAAGGTATCGAAAAGAGAGACCGACAAGTGTCTAAATTGTTGGTGTACTTTAGAAGCGTAATGACAAAGTTTGATATTTTctataaataattattattaagttGCAATTTTTTTGTTGGTTAGCCTAAAACTTTCGAAAAGTGACAAAAAGATTGAGAAAAAGAATTTTGGAAATATGAAGAATaatgaataatttaaaaaaagaaagacgTTAGTCGTTTTCCTTTTTCATCCGTATATCGGGTTTCAGTTTTCGGTGAtaagtaatattcaatgcattttAGTATATGTATCTGTATACGCGTATGTACAGCTATTCGAGCAATATGCATGTGGTAATGGTAATGCATCAGAACAACtacaaaataatattaaattttaattttaatgtttcgttTGTGATTTTTGTGCAATAGGTTGTACGCGATCTTGGGTT contains these protein-coding regions:
- the LOC143431142 gene encoding uncharacterized protein LOC143431142, with product MFIHMGFTKVLKRVLYTNFASCSSKTIGILAPLTIPPLHIAFLYYFWQEYSRDVDKQYCSCSCWDTVFKGSYESGIASYKHMYFNATLNTLKIWMTIVIGIITFYEVTKHLTWLAFHNRLRFSMMILFSTAIFSHYYTWWVYMNYWNDEFYSQWYHQLFFSVTELISTFLVVHLADNKNAITHRKAFGIATIAILHIVAGGWDQFVANVVRGEGYAHQVVRDLGFMIPDILHVGIPLWAVNWRNMYNLPGSVKRDPSVRRDLAYMLGMICIGLCICAIL